One Pseudochaenichthys georgianus chromosome 7, fPseGeo1.2, whole genome shotgun sequence DNA segment encodes these proteins:
- the stk35 gene encoding serine/threonine-protein kinase 35, producing the protein MLTFNKKEVMDICDGKKRRQVSGGVRGCRRRVAVKMKRELGKVLRSLRVENNNRTEPMEEEEDGDDCFSISLMRNDRLEPAVAVSPRYSLLREVGRGSYGVVYEAIARKTGARVAVKRLQCDAPENVELALAEFWALTSLENRHQNVVQLEECVLQRKGLAQKMSHGNKRSKQYLRLVETSLKGERILGHPEEPCYLWFVMEFCEGGDLNQYILSRRPDPSTNRSFMRQLTSAVAFLHKNNIVHRDLKPDNILISQKSGSPVLKVADFGLSKVCAGLNSKNCEEHPVAGAGGRVNNQNNNIVNINKFWLSSACGSDFYMAPEVWEGHYTAKADIFALGIIIWAMIERITFIDADSKRELLGTYIRQGTEIVPVGEALLENPKMVLHIPQKARSSMSEGVKKLLQDMLAVNPQDRPDAFQLEVRMDQVTCAA; encoded by the exons ATGCTTACTTTCAACAAAAAAGAAGTTATGGATATTTGCGAcgggaagaagaggagacaggtAAGCGGCGGTGTGCGGGGCTGCAGGCGGAGGGTGGCTGTGAAGATGAAGCGGGAGTTGGGGAAAGTCCTCCGCTCCTTACgggtagagaacaacaaccgCACGGAGCCcatggaggaagaagaagacggCGACGACTGTTTCTCCATTAGCTTAATGCGGAATGACCGCCTGGAGCCCGCCGTGGCGGTGTCTCCACGGTACAGCTTGCTACGGGAGGTCGGCCGGGGAAGCTACGGGGTGGTGTATGAGGCGATAGCCAGGAAAACAGGGGCCAGGGTGGCGGTGAAGAGGCTCCAATGCGACGCCCCGGAAAATGTAGAACTTGCTCTGGCCGAGTTCTGGGCTCTGACGAGCCTGGAGAACCGGCACCAGAATGTGGTGCAGCTGGAGGAGTGTGTCCTGCAGAGGAAGGGCCTGGCCCAGAAGATGAGCCATGGGAACAAGCGGTCCAAACAGTACTTGCGTCTGGTGGAGACGTCACTCAAAG GAGAGCGCATCCTGGGCCACCCAGAGGAGCCATGCTATCTGTGGTTCGTCATGGAGTTCTGTGAGGGTGGGGACCTCAATCAGTACATCTTGTCCCGCCGGCCTGACCCCAGCACCAACAGGAGCTTTATGCGCCAGTTGACAAGCGCCGTAGCTTTCTTGCACAAGAACAACATTGTCCATCGTGATCTGAAGCCAGACAACATCCTCATCTCACAGAAGTCCGGTTCCCCCGTTCTCAAAGTGGCTGACTTTGGCCTCAGTAAAGTTTGTGCTGGCCTAAACTCCAAGAACTGTGAAGAGCATCCTGTAGCAGGAGCGGGTGGCAGAGTCAACAATCAGAACAACAACATCGTCAACATAAACAAGTTCTGGCTGTCGTCAGCTTGTGGCTCGGACTTCTACATGGCGCCCGAGGTGTGGGAGGGCCACTACACAGCAAAGGCTGATATCTTCGCCCTCGGCATCATTATCTGGGCGATGATCGAGCGGATCACCTTCATCGACGCAGACTCTAAGCGTGAACTGTTGGGTACATACATACGGCAGGGAACAGAGATTGTACCGGTCGGGGAGGCTCTGTTGGAGAACCCCAAGATGGTTCTCCACATCCCTCAGAAGGCCAGGAGCTCCATGTCTGAAGGGGTGAAGAAACTCCTCCAGGACATGCTTGCAGTCAACCCTCAGGACAGACCAGACGCCTTCCAGCTGGAGGTGCGGATGGACCAAGTCACGTGTGCTGCATGA